TGCTTCTTGGTCAGCTCGCGCCCTCCCCGCGGGCCCCGGGCCCTGCCGTCGCTGGGTCCGCCATCCGTCCGCAGGCTCTCCTGGGAGACTTGCCGCACAGCCTGCAGGATGGCCTTCTGCACGATCCGCTTGCTGGCATTCTGCAGCTTCAGCTCCTCCAGCTCGTCCCCAGGCTTGTCACCTAGCCAAAAGCatggaaaggaggagagaagaagttCAGTCCCGGAGGTCGAAATGCTGACGGAGGGGCCTTGCGGCGCAAGCCTCCGTGTCTCCCTCCATTGTTTGGCCCTGTAATGTACCCTCCTTGATGTTCTCACTGTTCCAGAATCCCTAACTGTGAGAGATGGTCACAAGACAGCCCTGGCCAGCGAAGTCCTCTGGAAAATCTGTTAGGAAGGGACATTCACACACCCCAAGTGTTCAACCGTAAATACATGTACACTGgagcacaataaaaaaaatcagtaggggacatattatatgtatatatgtatctatatatacacacacatatatatctgtatatatatatatatatatatatacatatacatatatatgtgcccATATAtaaatgtaacaataataatcataGGTAAAGAGATCATGCAGTTGAGACAAGggtggagggacatgggaggaatggaaggaaaaggaaggagatggAAGTGTtgtaaatacagtactcatataagaaattctcaagaaaataataaaaaaggaagaaaggtggacagtgtggtgcacacctttaaccctagcacttcggaggcagaggcaggtagatctgagtttgaggcctgccaggtctacagagaaagttccaagacagcctaggctacacaggaaaaccctgtctcagaaaaggaagaaagaaggaaagaaggaaaggaagaaaggaaggaaggaaggaaggaaggaaggagagagagaaagaaagaaaaagaaagaaagaaagaaagaaagaaagaaagaaagaaagaaagaaagaaagaaagaaagaaagaaagaaagaagaagaaagagacagcAGGGGGCAGCTATTTAGAAAAACTTTCATCAGTAGTAGTATTAcggctgttttaattttttgagagtctaatataattacatccttttccccctttccgttcctccctccaaaccctcccatatacccttcctttctctctctcaaattcacgGCCTCttcattcattaattgttgttacatacatatatgtatatacatatatattcctaaatttgaCCAGCTCAGCCTGTATTATGTTACTTACATGTATGTTTCTGGTCTGATAAGGTCAGGAACTACACTCAGAAAACCTCACCCACCTgcctgcctaaacatgagctgaataaGGTTCCCAATACACATGCTAAGGCAGATAACTGAAAGTCCACGAGGCTCAACACTACACAAAGAATTCCGGCAGCTAAAGAATGCTAACAGTGGGAGAAAAAGTCTTACCCCGGAAGATCACGCCAATTGGCTACCCAATATCAAggggtcagccctgaaaacatgttGTCAGACACATTAGGGCTCTGTTCAATTTCTCCCATGCCATACAGTCATGAATCTTGTGCAAGACACTTGGCCTTTCAAAGCTCACTTGCACATCTGTAAAATGGTTGGCAACACCTAGTAAAGAAGATTTCTGTGGAACAGTGACAGAACATCTATTCAGAACTCTGTGGATCCTGGTGCAATGCAAGCATCTAGTGAATGTCCGTCATGGTGTATTCCTGAGGGGCTAGACTAAGCTGTggaaacagaaaaactaaaacagaagACTGCTCCATGCTTGAgggctgtcttagttagggctttgttggtgtgaagagacaccacaagcACAGTAGCTCTTATAAAGGGAAACGTTTAACAGGGGCTGCCTCACAGGTCAGAAATTTTGTCCATTATTGTAATGGCGGGAAGTACCAGCAGCATGCAGCCAGGAGAGGTAGCTAagaattctacatctggatcctcaggcagcaggagtCTGAGACACACTGGTCAGACTTGAGcctctgagacctcaaagcccaccccctagtgacacactttctctaaaAAGAGCGCGTCTCCTAATAGTGCTGCTCCCTATGACCAAAGATTCAAACACGTGAGTCTACGAGGTCCATTTCTATGCAAACCACCACAAGGCATGTTTATGATCTCCCATATGTCACTATACATAGATCCCGTATGTCTGTGGTTTATGCCTCTTGGTTAGCTGAgaacttttcttcctcctgtgtcaTTATCCTGATGTTCTTCCAACCTGACCTTCACGTGCCTGAGGGAAGCTGGTCAAGCAACAACAGCCCAGCTGGAGCTGGAAGGAAACAAAAGACAGAATGGAGAGCAAGAAAAGAGTTTTGAAGACTCGtgaaagaagccaggtgtggtagtgcccACGTGTAGTCCTTCATATGGGGGGAggggtaaaggcaggaggatcagaaattctgTGACCCAATATTTACGCTAAATTATCATTTCTTCATTTACAaacaaaaatagattaaaaagtcAAAGACAGTTTGTGTCAGCCTCAGTCCAGAAGACCCTGAGTGGCCGGAAGGTTGGTTTGACTAATGCTCACTGTGAGCTACCTTTTCATTGTCTTCATTACCACTTTGTCCTGGGTTTTGAATATCTACTTGCAGGGGACATGAGGAACAAAGTCATTTGCAgggaacacacaaaaaaagggggaggaatGACCAAGAGCACTTAAGAGACAACCGAAGATAAagaaacatatatataaaactcAGGTTTGTGCTTGTGCATCGAAAGTTTAGACACTTGCTATCCCTTCCCCCTAAACGATaagggaggggacaagggtgtgATTATAGGGACATGAGCATCATACATGACTTCTTAGCTGAACATCATAGCTGCAGTCATTGCATTATCTGAGTTTTCCTCTGCCAAGACAGACAGCTCTCCATCTGCCGCTAACATCCTCTCCCATCCTGTTATACTCTCCCCAGTTCTACAGCCCCTGCTTACTCTTGTCTCTGCTTATCTATGACTTGTCTTGTTGCGTGCTTGTATGGGCTTCTCACAGGTTTCGAAGCTAAGGTACCACTGATTCTTGTCATCAGCTGAAagcctttggagaaagtctgttAGACACAGCACACCACCGATGTCCTTAGCAAGCTGCCCACTAACGATAGCCACTGAACACCTGTCACTCATTCTGGTCCATTCATTGTGAgaaaccaaaagattaaaaatcagcagctattaatatttaaggcctgaactagctgggtggagaagtccaggaatgccctgaggggaagaaccgccttattgcattctttccccacccactagagatacagttgctaggaaactggcccatccccctagggagggaca
Above is a window of Meriones unguiculatus strain TT.TT164.6M chromosome 15, Bangor_MerUng_6.1, whole genome shotgun sequence DNA encoding:
- the Akain1 gene encoding A-kinase anchor protein inhibitor 1, which translates into the protein MVFAPGDKPGDELEELKLQNASKRIVQKAILQAVRQVSQESLRTDGGPSDGRARGPRGGRELTKKHEKK